The following DNA comes from Anopheles arabiensis isolate DONGOLA chromosome 3, AaraD3, whole genome shotgun sequence.
TTTACTCCATCGGACGTATCATTTTACGACTCGGATCGGCGAACTTTCCTCGTGCTGGACAAGCGCGATCCCCAGCGGAAGGTTAGCATTGGCGGAGCAATGCGTCCTTTTAAATGTAGGAATGATCGTAACACTTCTCGTTTCCGCTTTCCTTGCAGCTATATTACACAACTGACTTTGGCGCATCGTTTACGCTGCTGCAAAGCTACGTCAAGTCCTTCCTCTGGTCATCGGGAGACGGAGTCCCTATCCATCTATATGTGGAACGCAAAGAACCAACAAGTAACTACCCTTGGTAACATCTCCGAACATAGTCACAGTTTGTAACAGATTACCCTTTCCCTTCCTCGCACCTTTTACAGACACCTCGTCAGTGATTTTCTTCAACGCAGCCGACCTCTACACGGGCAACCGGCAGTTTAACGTGCTCGTCGAAAAGGTGGAAGATTTTCATATCAACAAAGACTTTATGTTCGCTTCGCAACGCCTTCCCAACAGCACCCAGCTGCTGATCTCCTACAAGCGGGGCAAGTTCGTGAAGGCCGACTTTCAAACCGAGCTCGACATCCGCGGCTACCACGTGGCGGATGTGGAGGGTCGCCGCATTATGATTTCGGTCGTGCACACGGAGCGCATTTCGCATCTGTACGTGTCCGAGTCGAACGAGGACATGACCGATATAAAGTTTGTGCTGAGCCTGGAGAACATTTTCACCTACGTGCCCGAGCTGAACTGGCGCACGAGCTGGTTGGTGTAAGTAGCGATTAGTTTAAACTTAAAATGGAATTATAAATACTAAGGTCCTTTTTCTTGGTGCAGAAAATCGTCCGAAACAGCCTTCACCGACCTTTACCGGGTGGAAGGGCTGCGCGGTATCTACATCGCATCGAAAATGAACCGCATTCCGGTATCGGAAACGATCACACCGGACTATCTGATGTCGGTGATCACGTTCGATCATGGCAATACGTGGCGCCCGATCAAGGCACCGGAAACGGACGACGAGGGAGCGCTGCTGAACTGTGGCAAGGACTGTAGCCTTCATTTGTCGCAGAAATTCTGTTCTCTTTACCCAGTAGCACGGTATGTTACGCTCTTTTTCTGTAACATTAAATCCTCTATTGAGACATTATTAAAGCTCTTCTTCGCTTTTTTCCTACAGCTCTGTGACCATCATGAGCTCAAAAACCGCCCCGGGCGTCATTATGGCGGCCGGTGTCGTCGGAAAATCCCTCAAAGGCCATCCCGGCGTTTATATTTCGCGTGACGCGGGTCTAACGTGGAAGCAAATCCTGAAGAACTACTACTTCTTCAACATGGGCGACCACGGTGGCATTCTAGTGGCGGTCAAGTACTTCAAGCTGAAGggcgaaacgaacgaaatccTCTACTCGACGGACGAGGGCGAACGGTGGCACTCGACACCGTTCATCGGCAACCAGCTGAAGGTGTACGGGTTGATGCGGGAAGCCGAAGCGAACGGTACGATCTTTACGCTGTTTGGATCGGAGCAGGAAGAGCATCGGTGGCTCATCATTAAGATCGATCTGAAGAACGCGTTCACAGCGAACTGCACGGAGGATGATTACAAGTTCTGGACGCCGGGAAGCTACTCGGGCGATTACTTTATGCCGTGCGTGCTCGGCCGGCAGGACACGTACCAGCGGCGCAAGCCACACGCCAACTGCCACAATGGCATCGGGTACGAGCGGCCGATCCGGCAGGAGGTGTGCGAGTGCAACAGCTGGGACTTTGAGTGTGATTATGGCTTTGTGCGAAGTGGCCAGAAGCGATCGTTCTGCGTGCGCAACAAAACGTTGACCAGCTTTGACCCGTACGCGGTGCCGGCCTCGTGTAAGCCGGGTGCGTTTTACAAGCGAACGCGTGGCTACCGGAAAATCGAAGGCGACGTGTGTGTGGACGGCTTTTCGTCGCAGTTTCTCCCCCAATCGATCCCCTGCCCGATGGAGCAGTCGAACGAGTTTTTGATCATCGCGCAGCGGGAAAAGATTGCGCGGATCGATctgcgcaacaacaacacgcgcACGGAGTTTGCCATTCCCGGGCTGAAGAATGTGATCGCGATCGAGTTCGATCAGAAGCGCAACTGCGTGTTCTGGGCCGATATACTGACGGACGTGATCGGCCGGCAGTGTTTGAACGGTAACGCGACGCCGGAAACGCTGGTAGACAATGGACTGTCCTCCGTCGAGGGCATGTCGTACGATTGGATCTCGGAGGTGCTGTACTTCGTGGACGGTATGCGGCTCATGATTGAAGCGCTGCGAGTGCCACCCCCTGGGACAATTCCACCGCCCGGGTCGCCACGAACGCCCAACGTACGCCACACGATCATCGACAGCAAGTATCTGAACAAACCGCGCGGCATCGTGGTGCACCCGATGGAGGGCTACCTGTTCTGGACGGACTGGAACTCGATCCGGCCGTCGATTTCGCGCTCGAATATGGACGGGTCGGATGTGCGGGAGCTGTTTACGAAGCCGCAGGTCGCGTGGCCGAACGGCGTCACGATCGACTACATGGCGGAGCGGTTGTACTGGGTGGACGCGAGCAAGGACTACATTGCGAGCAGCGATCTGGATGGTAAAAACTTCCACAAGGTGATGCAGCAGGACCCGTTCGTGCAGCATCCGTTCGCGGTGGCGGTGCTGAAGGACGTGATGTACTGGGACGATTGGAAGCAGAATTCGGTATTTTCCGCGGACAAGGATCACGGCATTATGGCGAAGCTGGTGGCGGAGAATATGACCAATCTGATGGACATGAAGGTGTACGGGCACACGATCCAGGTCGGAACGAACGCGTGCTCGAACAATGAGCGCTGCTCGCACATCTGTGTCGGAGGGCCGAAGCGTACGTACAGCTGTCTCTGTCCGGATGGTATGGAGCTGGTGAAGGAACGGTGCACGTGTCCGGCGGGCACTACGGCGCAGGCGAATGGGTGCGCCCGGACGGGCAAAACCTGTGGGCCGAAGTTTTTCAACTGCAACAACACGCGCTGCGTGCCGCAGATGTACAAGTGCGACGGGGAGGACGATTGCGGCGATCGGAGCGATGAGGAGGGATGTCCGGCGGCGAAGCCGGCCTGTCCGCCGCACATGTTCACCTGCAAGCTGGACCAGCAGTGCATCCCGAAGCACTATCTGTGCGATTTCGATCGCGACTGTAAGGATGGAAGCGACGAGGAGAATTGCAAGACCCCGAACTGTAAGACGAACGAGTTTACGTGCGACAATGGGCGGTGCATTAAGCTGGGGTGGATGTGCGACGGAGAGGACGACTGTCGCGACGGGTCGGACGAGAAGGACTGTCAGAAGAAGAACGCCACGCTGGTTGAGTGTAAGGCGGACGAGTTCCGGTGCAATGTAACGAACGCCTGTCTGCCGAACCAGTGGCGCTGCGACACCGAGAAGGACTGTCCAGATGGGTCGGATGAGGCGAACTGTAACAACAACACGTGCGAATCGTGGATGTTTACGTGCGTGAGCGATGGCAAGTGCATCTACAAAACGTGGCAGTGTGATGGGGCGGCCGATTGTAAGGATGGTAGCGATGAGAAGGACTGCCCGATGCTTacgggcggtggcggcagtaTAGACGCAGGCAAGACGGAAGCGCCGACGAAGAAACCGGGCATCAACATCAAGCCCGGCCAGGAGTGTCACGATTGGATGTTCAAGTGTAACAACGATCGATGCGTGCCGTACTGGTGGAAGTGTGACGGTGTGAACGACTGTGAGGATCACTCGGACGAGCAGGGCTGTGGCGAGCAGGGACCGGCGGGCGGAAAGCCGATCGGAGGAAATGGAACGACAATGGCTCCGTCCGGATCGTCGAGCAGTTCGACGCCGCCACGGCGCAAGGATCGTACCTGCGGGCTGCATGAGTTCCGGTGCGATTCGGGTTCGTGCATACCGAAGCGGTTCGTGTGCGACAGTTACAGTGATTGTCCGCGCGGTGAGGACGAGGAGAACTGCCCGAGCCATAAGctgtgcagcaacaacaacttccGGTGCCGCACGGACGGTATGTGCCTGCCGATGGATCGGTTCTGCAACGGGATCTCGGACTGTGTGGATGGCAGCGATGAGGAGTGCAATTTTAAGCCTTCAACGTAAGTGTTCCTGCTGGTGTTGGTGACTATTTTGAGAGGTAAATCTAATTTTGAGgctatttcacattttttctcTTAGATCGGTGACGACGAACCGCAACTGCAGCACCAATCCGGGCGTGTTTGCCTGTGACAACACGTGCTTCGCGCTGATGCTGCAGTGCGACGGCAAGCCGGACTGTTACGATGGATCGGATGAGGAAAATTGCTCCGGCAATCGGAAAGGACGACACTATCAGGTAAGGAGTGCTAGGGAGTGAAATATAAATCAATCCACATCTCATTTCACACTCTTTCTTTCTGTCCACAGGTCACACAGATCAGTGTCGATCAGCGTTCGCTCAATTCGACCAGCTTCCTGATCTTCTGGTGGCTTCCGGCGACCGTTAGCCTTGAATATTTGCCCTCCATCTTCTACAACAATGAGTGGAAAAACGTATCCAACTGGATCACGGAGACGGAGTATCGCTTTACCAACCTGAAACCGTACACGACCTACACCGTGACGACGTACGTGCGGGAGAAGGGCCAAACGAAGATTACCCCACCTTACATTTACTACGAAATTGCGACAACCGAAGGAAGTAAGTTTAATTGTCTGCTTTAGTAGAAGTTCAAGAGTTATGATTTTTAAACGATTCATTCATATCGGAAAAGAATAATTCATCCTTAAAAACGATCGTTATtcgaaacttttttttttcttaatgaTTCGTGAATCATATTACGCGTTAGATTAACAAAGAATCACAATTCTTAAATGATTCATGAATGTCGAAAAAGAGTGATTCTGTTTTACGATTCGTTTCGCAATTCAGAGTCATTAATCATTTTAATGATTCATATGAGCCATTCTTTCAGACAACTATTTACGGATACATTCGGATACATTGAACAATTATTTGCTCCAAAATTCAAGATGTTTAAACGATTCACAAATATCGTTAAAGAACTCTCTCGTGCAAGATTCGTTTCGTAGTTCGAATAACTCGCTTTTATTGATTCATATTAATGAACCATTTATAAAGACCCATGAAGCACAGCACTTATCAGACACAGGTTCATAACTAATTCAGAATTGTTTCAATAATTCTCATTCTTAAagaaattcatgaatcattTCTAGATTTTAAAAAccctttacagggtttttcaagacactttcaaatgtaaatattgttattgACCGCGTGCtagatgttaatccacatcaatctgatattttatttccatcataatattttttaatttcttcagcatgattttcaacatttctcaagctggattgagtttgacagttctttgttgtgtgttgaaaatcatgttctaaactgaaatttcattttgaagcaaatacaccgTTTgtcagctgttgaaaaacatgtaggatgcggtgaataactatgtgtttttcaacagctgttaTAGTGTATTTTCATAGAAAAGTCAGTTCTTACGC
Coding sequences within:
- the LOC120905118 gene encoding sortilin-related receptor-like, whose amino-acid sequence is MARPVVAAAAAVVVWRRLTVLLTVLCLYGLVVPTEQQSSVRHGFPPSVLHVEPDVEASRRLPRTVTLSVADLDGEDGGVNPEVAALLGRSPFLRDELARRAKRDAPAPPPASNKDAAALNKTIPAAAAAGAAAPPPAAAGSNSSTPTKNTVASEFSPSPIIKAKTTNLNDSHGQLIVHWLGEGTDVMICLAREPPDTDMKSPPPSPSRIFMSEDYGDTFLDKTADFMLNISGVMTNSTVEQFFTHQKYNTIVFIDPRNQAIFTSEDYGKTITMRKLDFTPSDVSFYDSDRRTFLVLDKRDPQRKLYYTTDFGASFTLLQSYVKSFLWSSGDGVPIHLYVERKEPTNTSSVIFFNAADLYTGNRQFNVLVEKVEDFHINKDFMFASQRLPNSTQLLISYKRGKFVKADFQTELDIRGYHVADVEGRRIMISVVHTERISHLYVSESNEDMTDIKFVLSLENIFTYVPELNWRTSWLVKSSETAFTDLYRVEGLRGIYIASKMNRIPVSETITPDYLMSVITFDHGNTWRPIKAPETDDEGALLNCGKDCSLHLSQKFCSLYPVARSVTIMSSKTAPGVIMAAGVVGKSLKGHPGVYISRDAGLTWKQILKNYYFFNMGDHGGILVAVKYFKLKGETNEILYSTDEGERWHSTPFIGNQLKVYGLMREAEANGTIFTLFGSEQEEHRWLIIKIDLKNAFTANCTEDDYKFWTPGSYSGDYFMPCVLGRQDTYQRRKPHANCHNGIGYERPIRQEVCECNSWDFECDYGFVRSGQKRSFCVRNKTLTSFDPYAVPASCKPGAFYKRTRGYRKIEGDVCVDGFSSQFLPQSIPCPMEQSNEFLIIAQREKIARIDLRNNNTRTEFAIPGLKNVIAIEFDQKRNCVFWADILTDVIGRQCLNGNATPETLVDNGLSSVEGMSYDWISEVLYFVDGMRLMIEALRVPPPGTIPPPGSPRTPNVRHTIIDSKYLNKPRGIVVHPMEGYLFWTDWNSIRPSISRSNMDGSDVRELFTKPQVAWPNGVTIDYMAERLYWVDASKDYIASSDLDGKNFHKVMQQDPFVQHPFAVAVLKDVMYWDDWKQNSVFSADKDHGIMAKLVAENMTNLMDMKVYGHTIQVGTNACSNNERCSHICVGGPKRTYSCLCPDGMELVKERCTCPAGTTAQANGCARTGKTCGPKFFNCNNTRCVPQMYKCDGEDDCGDRSDEEGCPAAKPACPPHMFTCKLDQQCIPKHYLCDFDRDCKDGSDEENCKTPNCKTNEFTCDNGRCIKLGWMCDGEDDCRDGSDEKDCQKKNATLVECKADEFRCNVTNACLPNQWRCDTEKDCPDGSDEANCNNNTCESWMFTCVSDGKCIYKTWQCDGAADCKDGSDEKDCPMLTGGGGSIDAGKTEAPTKKPGINIKPGQECHDWMFKCNNDRCVPYWWKCDGVNDCEDHSDEQGCGEQGPAGGKPIGGNGTTMAPSGSSSSSTPPRRKDRTCGLHEFRCDSGSCIPKRFVCDSYSDCPRGEDEENCPSHKLCSNNNFRCRTDGMCLPMDRFCNGISDCVDGSDEECNFKPSTSVTTNRNCSTNPGVFACDNTCFALMLQCDGKPDCYDGSDEENCSGNRKGRHYQVTQISVDQRSLNSTSFLIFWWLPATVSLEYLPSIFYNNEWKNVSNWITETEYRFTNLKPYTTYTVTTYVREKGQTKITPPYIYYEIATTEGIPSPPLSVSVIQQNGSRVLVSWEPPKEANGKLEGYTINYRPQSKNVTPAQNVKVSASETSVIIDKDFKPHEVYEFWVKARNGKHESLSSVMVPLTFDGTSFVEKVTRIEVLNKTAKSVTLRWKPVTNADGYMVVPILPQTYPVLPTIKVQNATVITLDNMVPGTQYVIKVAAYVKNFFGQHETTIVSFGGVPLPALNVELKEKTDQYALLQWDEPKGLDTSKLVYGVYYGTSMDALFEAARINTTARSIKLAGLMPCQSYLVSVGIVGPIGPGPLGRNPLKLETAYNRTLPPKELTVDINETSQEMTIEWQHSCALDLTAYPAYIITVRELTLNKTSVVTVQPSSNKTMVHVFRQIPKGAAYEISVSTDIPNAQAVRMVAYSAPLPAPDQLQVWPERNGTYVVFWKAVKDFKDDGFTYEIIVHEGHGINSSVPPFLTIPAKDPPAFIQPDQLKSIADHGVFTVGVRLKTDQGLYSDIVETESFTKYSAWIMMEPSTATVSSAWKWIVPTVVAIVLVAVLVYFVQRHRRLQSSFSRFANSHYDTRTGATRIGCTLDDDEHEHQEVPRSFSDDEPLVIA